From the Candidatus Cloacimonadaceae bacterium genome, the window TCATTGATAAAGACATACTAAAAGGAGATTCCTTGGTATTCTCATATTTTGCCGGCAATTCACCATAAAAAGCATACTTCAGAACTTTGGTGAAGGATGCCAGGGTAATAATGCTGACAACTACCGCAGAGAAGGCTAACCAATAATATCCGGCTTGGATCGCCGCGAATATAATCACGACTTTGCTGAAAAAACCATTAAATGGGGGTATCCCAGAAATAGCCATTGAGGCGACAAAAGTGCTCCCAGAGGTTATGGGCATTTTACTTGCCAAGCCACCAAGTTTCCTGAGGTTTCGGGTGCCTGTTCTATATTCAACGGAGCCGGCGTTAAGAAACAGTAATGCCTTGAATATCGAGTGATTGAGCAGATGGAACAGTCCTCCGGTAATTGCCAGTATTGCCACCTTTTCTTTACCGCCAGTCGCCAATACGAGCATTCCGATGCCGATGCCCAGAACAACATAGCCCATCTGACTGATACTGTGATATGCTAACAGCCGTTTAAAATCCCACTGTCCAACTGCCAGAAAAACGCCAACAATCATTGAGAGAGTTCCCAGTGCGGTAATGGTCATTGCAATCTCATAGTTCATCTGGAAGACACTAAAAAACAGCCGGATTATGACATAGATTCCGACAGCTTTAATCAGAACTCCCGACAACATCGCCGATATCGGTGATGGTGCAGAAGAGTGGGCATCAGGTAGCCAGGAATGGAATGGAACTAATGCTGCTTTTAGCCCGAAACCGCCAATGAGTAAAACAGATACAAAAATCTGAAAAGAACTTGCATCCGGGAGTTGTGTAGCTATATCAGCCAAGTTTAAAGTACCGGTTGTCCAATAAATAAAACCAATGGCTGTTAAAATTATCAAAGATGAAACTCCGCCTAAAACTTGATACTTAAAGGTCGCCTCCAGCTGCTCTTTCTCTATACCGAAAGCAACCAAAGCATAAGAAGCGATAGAGGCAATTTCCAGAAAGACATAAAGATTAAATATATCTCCGGCAAGAACGACTCCATACATACCAGCCAACATCAAGCTGAAAAGGGCATAGAACTTTTCTTCCCCCGAATACTGTTTTGTGTAGCTGAGAGAATATAAGGCCACTAACAGACCTACTAATGATATAATCAACAGCAGGATATTGGTAAGCCCGTCTGCTACTAAGAAAATTGCAGCAGGGATTTTGAGCACATCTGCGAAACCGCCCACACGGTAAACCAAGGTTTGCGGAGCCTGCAATACAAAATAAAATGTCAATCCCGTCAGGAAAAGCATCGCCGGAATTATCAAATACTTACCGAGACACTGCAACCATCTCCCGAAAATAATCGTTAAAAAAGCTATTCCGAGAGGAATAATAATATACAGAGGAATCATTGAACTCATGTCTTATCCCTTGAGGTTATTCATTTTTCTAATATCAAATGTGCCGTAATGCTTATACAACCGGATTGCTACTGAAAGCAGCAAAGCCTTGGTAGCCAATCCGATGACTATTGCCGTCAAAACCAATGCCTGTGGTAAAGGGTCAACAAAGGGACCTTTTTCAAAAGATTCTGATATTATCGGCACCGTCCCACCGTCTATATAACCGATTAAGATTAAGAACAAAATCACGCTGTACTCCATTATCGCCAAGCCGATAATAATCTTAATCATGTTCCTTTGCAAAATCACTCCAGACATACCAATGATGAAAAGGATGAAACACAATAAAAACAGAATCATTCCGACTCCTCATCTTTGTAAATAAGTAATGCCACAAAAATTGAAGAAATAGCGGCACATACTTCTATTCCAATGATAATATTCCCGATGGGGATAAATCCACCGCTAATCAACTCTCCTAATTTACCCACCCGAAGAAAGTTTCCGAAAAATACCGCTGTGCCTGCGACTAACAAACCAATTACAGCTAACATCAGGAAACTGAAAATAGCGATGCTTTCTGATAACTCCAGACGCCATTTTTCTTTTCTTAACTTCTCCAAGACACTTCCATCTGCCAGAATTTGAAATATAAAAGCACTCGCCATAATGACGCCTCCGGTAAAACCACCACCTGGCGAGAGATGTCCATGGACTGAAACATATATTCCAAAGAGAAATATAGTTGGCGCGATGAATTGACAGATGGTTTTCACAATTACTGTCATACCCAGCGGAGCAGATTTAAGGTTGTTTTCTTTCATATTAGCTCTCCTTCTTCTTGCCCGAATGCCGTAAAATGGAGAGAACTCCTATAACAGCGGTGAACAGAACTGTCGCCTCACCTAAAGTGTCGTAAGCTCTGAAATGTAAGATGATCCCGGTAACCAGATTTGCACTTCCTGATTCTGCGGCTGAATCTATATAAATATCTGCCATTCGGGTCACATGTTGGCCGAAGTGGTTTAATGTATTTGTAAAGCGAGAAACAATTAGCAGGAATACTGTAGCAAAGATCAAGACTGTTGCCGCATAAAAAATAGGACTGAAACCGAATCCCACTTTTTCTTCCTCATGAGTTGCATTTGTTATCACTGCAATCATAATGATTAGAGTTATGATCTCAATCACAACCTGTACTATCGCCAGATCGGGTGCATATAAGAGCAAAAATGAGATTACCAGCCCGAATCCGACAATACCGTAGGAAATTACGGCGGAGAGCAAATCTTTGGCATGTAATGAATAAATCGAGCCTAATATCATTAGAACCAGCATTATGACCAAATATATTTCCATAATTACCTCATCCTTACACAATTAAGATTATCAACATCAGAGCCACTCCGAATATCATCCACATCAGGTATGTGGAGAGAATTCCTGTGTGACACCTGCTTAGTATAGAGCTCAACCCCAGGACAATTCCTTTCCCGATATGATAGACATCAAACCAGTTTTTCCTGGCTTTATCGTAGCAGAAATTAAACAGTTTCATGGTACCTATTGTCTTATAGAACTCAAGCGGGGAAAAGCTCAGCTCTTCCTGTAGTTTCTCACCTCCGATGAAACTATCGGATACCCTTCTGGTTTTTAACGTTCCCACCCAATAAATGATAAACCCAATGACAATCGAAATCAGGATCATTATAGAGACTGATTGTGCAGGCCACAAGCCTGGAAAAGTATCAGCACCGCCTACATGGGTAAACCCAAGCAGGAGTGGGATTATCCATCTGGCAGCAAAAACCCCAAAAAATACGCATAATCCTGCCAGAATAATTTGCGGAAACCACATCAGGAAACTAACTTCCTTTATTTTACCCAACTGTTCATTTCTTCTTCCGAGATAAATACCTGAAATCAGCTTTACAAAACTCGCCAATGTCAACGCTGAGCCAATAAGAGCTAATGTCAGCCAGACTATCCAGAGTTTATTGGCAATGCCGCTACCTTTTCCGAATTCAATTATTCCGGTATAAATCATCCATTTGGAATAAAACCCATTCAACGGTGGAAGCCCGGAAATGGAAAGGGCAAAAATAAGTGCCGAAATAAAGGTTAAGGGCATGAACTTACTCAAGCCGCCAAGCTCGCCAAGCTCCTCTTTACCTGTTCTTTTTTCCACGCTTCCGGAAGTTAGAAACAACCCGCCTTTGTAGATTGCATGATTCACCATGTGAAACAATCCGGCTGCTATTCCCAGAGGTGTTCCCAAGGCTAACCCGGTTACCATATAACCAACCTGGGACACCGCATGATAACCAAGCAGCCTTTTGTAGTTATGCTGCACAAGAGCCATCATTACTGCTGCAATTATTGTCACCGATCCGATTACAAGGAGCAGGAGAGTAGCCCACGAAGTTAAGCGAAACAGATCGCCACAGATCCTGGCAAGAAAATAGATGCCCAAGAGTTTATCCAGCGAAGCGGGCAGAAAAGCAGCCGAGGAAGCCGGAGCGTCTTTGGCATAGTCAGGTATCCAGGTGTGTAGCGGGAATACTCCAGCTTTGGTGAAACTCGCTATCAGAAGCGATAGAAAAGCAATATTCGTGATTGCTGTGTTTGTGACAAGGCTGATTTCGGACATATTGAAAGAGCCTGAACGAATGAACAACAAACCAATTCCCATGATTAATATGGAATCAGAAGCTCCAATCAGCACCAGGGTCTTCTTTGCCGTTGCAGAACTCTCCTCGTTGTGCCCTTTGATTAATTTGTAAAGCGTCAACCCCAGTAATCCCCATAAAGTAACGAAAAGGAGCAGGTTATCAGCCAGAGCCACTCCGAAAGAGGCTCCTAAAGTAATTAGATAATATGAGTAGTAATTTGAGGGTACTCGCGTCTGCCCGGTGTTTGGGGATACACTGCTTTTATTTAGGTATGATATAGAATAGAGGGCATAGAGAAAACCAAATACGCCGATGAATAAAACAATTAGTTTGCTTAATCCATCTACATTTAGCACAAAGTATTTATCTAACGCAGGCAGCAATATACTTTGCATACTAAAGAGGCCTGCTGCATCTCCGGCTGGAAGTCTAAAAATTGAAACGGCCAGATAGAGAGTAGCAGCAGAAACTATCAAAGCTACAAGCCCTTTGATAATCTTCAGTGATTCGGGAATAATTAATATAGCAACGCCAATAGCAATCGGCATCATAATCAACAATTGAAAGTCCATCATCATTGCCCCTTTGCTAAAATCTTTGTTCTTAACTCGTCGGTTTTTTGTTGTGAGAGTTTGATCAAGTCTGCTGCATTCATTATCCGTTTTCCTGATTTATAGTCATAAACCTGCACCATACGTTCCGTA encodes:
- a CDS encoding sodium:proton antiporter → MILFLLCFILFIIGMSGVILQRNMIKIIIGLAIMEYSVILFLILIGYIDGGTVPIISESFEKGPFVDPLPQALVLTAIVIGLATKALLLSVAIRLYKHYGTFDIRKMNNLKG
- a CDS encoding proton-conducting transporter membrane subunit; the protein is MSSMIPLYIIIPLGIAFLTIIFGRWLQCLGKYLIIPAMLFLTGLTFYFVLQAPQTLVYRVGGFADVLKIPAAIFLVADGLTNILLLIISLVGLLVALYSLSYTKQYSGEEKFYALFSLMLAGMYGVVLAGDIFNLYVFLEIASIASYALVAFGIEKEQLEATFKYQVLGGVSSLIILTAIGFIYWTTGTLNLADIATQLPDASSFQIFVSVLLIGGFGLKAALVPFHSWLPDAHSSAPSPISAMLSGVLIKAVGIYVIIRLFFSVFQMNYEIAMTITALGTLSMIVGVFLAVGQWDFKRLLAYHSISQMGYVVLGIGIGMLVLATGGKEKVAILAITGGLFHLLNHSIFKALLFLNAGSVEYRTGTRNLRKLGGLASKMPITSGSTFVASMAISGIPPFNGFFSKVVIIFAAIQAGYYWLAFSAVVVSIITLASFTKVLKYAFYGELPAKYENTKESPFSMSLSMTLLALLCLVMSLLIIPGVRAVFLQPAVDVLLETTKYSTKVIGL
- a CDS encoding DUF4040 domain-containing protein is translated as MEIYLVIMLVLMILGSIYSLHAKDLLSAVISYGIVGFGLVISFLLLYAPDLAIVQVVIEIITLIIMIAVITNATHEEEKVGFGFSPIFYAATVLIFATVFLLIVSRFTNTLNHFGQHVTRMADIYIDSAAESGSANLVTGIILHFRAYDTLGEATVLFTAVIGVLSILRHSGKKKES
- a CDS encoding proton-conducting transporter membrane subunit; its protein translation is MMDFQLLIMMPIAIGVAILIIPESLKIIKGLVALIVSAATLYLAVSIFRLPAGDAAGLFSMQSILLPALDKYFVLNVDGLSKLIVLFIGVFGFLYALYSISYLNKSSVSPNTGQTRVPSNYYSYYLITLGASFGVALADNLLLFVTLWGLLGLTLYKLIKGHNEESSATAKKTLVLIGASDSILIMGIGLLFIRSGSFNMSEISLVTNTAITNIAFLSLLIASFTKAGVFPLHTWIPDYAKDAPASSAAFLPASLDKLLGIYFLARICGDLFRLTSWATLLLLVIGSVTIIAAVMMALVQHNYKRLLGYHAVSQVGYMVTGLALGTPLGIAAGLFHMVNHAIYKGGLFLTSGSVEKRTGKEELGELGGLSKFMPLTFISALIFALSISGLPPLNGFYSKWMIYTGIIEFGKGSGIANKLWIVWLTLALIGSALTLASFVKLISGIYLGRRNEQLGKIKEVSFLMWFPQIILAGLCVFFGVFAARWIIPLLLGFTHVGGADTFPGLWPAQSVSIMILISIVIGFIIYWVGTLKTRRVSDSFIGGEKLQEELSFSPLEFYKTIGTMKLFNFCYDKARKNWFDVYHIGKGIVLGLSSILSRCHTGILSTYLMWMIFGVALMLIILIV
- a CDS encoding MnhB domain-containing protein, producing the protein MKENNLKSAPLGMTVIVKTICQFIAPTIFLFGIYVSVHGHLSPGGGFTGGVIMASAFIFQILADGSVLEKLRKEKWRLELSESIAIFSFLMLAVIGLLVAGTAVFFGNFLRVGKLGELISGGFIPIGNIIIGIEVCAAISSIFVALLIYKDEESE